In Oscillospiraceae bacterium, the following are encoded in one genomic region:
- the dprA gene encoding DNA-processing protein DprA → MNELIYWVWLSTVSGAARVTPNTLLKYFGSPEAVYQAGEPELKSAPVDWAGCMSLYLNKSLKFADRILEYCDKNKVGIVSLKDMFYPERLRLLPNRPILMYYLGNFIDIDNTPCLAIVGTRKVTERGIRITKRIAYDSARAGAVIISGLALGVDALAHKAALYAGKKTIGILGCGIDTPYPPQNRELIAEVCEKGLVMTEFAPGTPPSGMNFPIRNRVISALSSAVLITEAAQKSGALITAEYALKQHKPLFAVPRDILDTAGAGCNIILKAGAKPATCAEDILETLRTDYADKLDPPKNIKTDGADGAGFGGMRRRSAGRSAIIPPKFTAPASSEDESEAAAEESIPQERVEKQKPDPRPSLLALDDEERAFVLALSYDPVPIDTLVTDIRTVKKVLSLATSLEIKGFVTRYPGNRIGLKAE, encoded by the coding sequence ATGAACGAGCTGATCTACTGGGTCTGGCTTTCGACAGTATCGGGAGCAGCCCGCGTTACGCCCAATACGTTGTTGAAATACTTCGGTTCGCCTGAGGCGGTTTATCAAGCCGGTGAGCCGGAGTTGAAATCCGCGCCTGTCGATTGGGCCGGCTGTATGAGCCTTTATCTGAACAAAAGCCTTAAATTCGCCGACCGTATTCTCGAATACTGCGATAAAAACAAAGTCGGGATCGTTTCTCTCAAGGATATGTTTTATCCGGAACGGCTTCGGCTTTTGCCGAATCGCCCTATTCTTATGTATTATCTCGGCAATTTCATCGACATAGACAACACTCCCTGCCTGGCGATCGTCGGCACCAGAAAGGTCACAGAGCGAGGCATACGCATAACCAAGCGCATAGCATACGATTCTGCACGGGCAGGAGCAGTCATCATAAGCGGGCTGGCTCTCGGAGTTGACGCTTTGGCTCATAAAGCGGCTCTGTATGCGGGTAAAAAGACAATCGGTATACTTGGCTGCGGCATTGACACGCCTTATCCTCCGCAAAACCGTGAGCTTATCGCGGAAGTGTGCGAAAAAGGGCTTGTGATGACGGAGTTCGCGCCCGGCACTCCGCCGAGCGGAATGAATTTCCCGATACGTAACCGTGTCATCAGCGCGCTTTCGTCCGCCGTGCTTATAACGGAGGCGGCGCAGAAAAGCGGAGCGCTGATCACCGCCGAATATGCTCTTAAACAGCACAAGCCGCTGTTTGCCGTTCCGCGTGACATTTTGGATACCGCAGGCGCGGGATGTAATATTATTCTTAAGGCCGGTGCGAAGCCCGCTACCTGTGCCGAGGACATACTGGAAACTCTCAGGACGGATTATGCCGACAAGCTTGATCCGCCTAAGAATATAAAAACAGACGGCGCAGACGGCGCCGGTTTCGGAGGAATGAGACGCAGATCAGCGGGACGTTCCGCAATCATTCCGCCTAAATTCACCGCACCGGCCTCATCCGAGGACGAAAGCGAAGCGGCCGCGGAAGAGAGCATACCGCAGGAGCGGGTTGAAAAACAAAAGCCGGATCCGCGCCCGTCGCTTCTTGCGCTCGACGATGAAGAACGAGCGTTCGTACTCGCGCTGAGCTATGATCCTGTGCCCATCGACACGCTTGTCACGGATATACGCACCGTAAAAAAGGTGCTTTCGCTCGCAACTTCATTGGAAATCAAGGGCTTTGTGACCAGATATCCCGGAAACAGGATCGGTCTCAAGGCTGAATAG
- a CDS encoding RNA methyltransferase: protein MKNEYSRITARQNPLIKMLSGLDRRRERDELRLFCAEGKTLFYEALSNGLFPKYAVVADKAANDTRLTDMLDRLPAESVFTVPDSVYEKLSDEKSPEGIFCAFSYDSVKNRFSCGSGPFPQVFMPQTVRGGNFIILEKIQDPGNLGSMLRSAVAFGLDGAVLCGTCDPFSSKTLRGAMGAAFSLPIYEADDIAQGVGFVRSLGCSVYAAVLDKNSVTLSHNEPDMENACVIIGNEGNGLSSEAKALADLSVIIPIKGIESLNAATAAAVFMYEMRK from the coding sequence ATGAAAAATGAATACTCAAGGATTACCGCGAGACAGAATCCGCTTATAAAAATGCTGTCCGGATTGGATCGCCGCCGCGAACGCGATGAGCTTAGGCTGTTCTGCGCGGAGGGAAAGACTCTTTTTTACGAGGCTCTATCAAACGGTCTCTTTCCCAAATATGCTGTAGTTGCCGATAAAGCCGCAAACGACACAAGGCTTACGGATATGCTTGACAGGCTTCCGGCGGAATCGGTTTTTACGGTTCCCGACTCGGTATATGAAAAGCTTTCAGATGAAAAGAGTCCTGAAGGAATATTTTGCGCTTTTTCATATGATTCCGTCAAAAACAGATTTTCATGCGGAAGCGGACCTTTTCCGCAAGTATTTATGCCCCAAACCGTTCGCGGAGGCAATTTTATAATACTTGAAAAAATTCAGGATCCCGGCAATCTCGGCTCCATGCTGCGAAGCGCCGTAGCCTTCGGACTGGACGGCGCGGTATTATGCGGAACATGCGACCCGTTTTCCTCGAAAACATTAAGGGGCGCGATGGGCGCGGCTTTTTCGCTGCCGATATACGAGGCGGACGATATTGCGCAGGGCGTTGGCTTTGTCCGTTCGCTGGGCTGCTCCGTTTATGCGGCGGTTCTGGATAAAAACTCGGTAACGCTTTCACATAATGAGCCTGATATGGAAAACGCATGCGTTATAATCGGAAACGAAGGAAACGGGCTTTCGTCGGAGGCGAAGGCGCTCGCGGATTTATCGGTTATAATTCCGATCAAAGGCATAGAATCTTTAAACGCCGCCACGGCCGCCGCGGTGTTTATGTACGAAATGAGAAAATAA
- a CDS encoding Na/Pi cotransporter family protein: protein MNLFNVLSLICGLAFFLFGMQMMGTALEKTEGGRLEKILEKLTSSPIKGVFIGMLVTAVIQSSSATTVMVVGFVNSGIMKLSQSVGVIMGANIGTTVTAWILSLAGIESDNFFIKLFKPESFTPLFAIIGVFLIMFVKKGKKHDIGSILIGFAVLMNGMSMMSSAVKPLANVPEFAQVLLMFSNPVLGVIAGAVLTAIIQSSSASVGILQALTVTGSVTYGSAIPIIMGQNIGTCATALISCVGATKNAKRAAMVHLYFNLIGTLIFLCGFYALNAIFKFSFINSALNAADIAIIHSAFNIGSTIILFPFSKKLAKLATVTVRDSKTEEHVVVLDERLLKTPSVAIDQCKNATVRMSATVRETLFGALSLISKFDQKEADRLMLAEEDIDKYEDILGSYLVKISAAQLSDYDSREISKLLHCIGDFERIGDHAVNIIEVAQEMHDKNVTFSAEAMNELNVLVSAVKEIIELTTGSFEREDAKSAGKVEPLEQVVDLLRDELKSRHIARLRDGNCTIELGFMFADLLSNCERVSDHCSNIAVCTIQLHEDSFDTHDYLNTLKKEPDGAFAREYESYKDKFRLPA, encoded by the coding sequence ATGAATCTCTTTAATGTATTGAGCCTGATTTGCGGGCTCGCGTTTTTCCTTTTCGGGATGCAGATGATGGGAACCGCGCTTGAAAAAACCGAAGGCGGCCGTCTGGAGAAAATTCTCGAAAAACTGACCTCGTCGCCGATCAAGGGCGTGTTTATCGGTATGCTTGTAACCGCGGTGATACAAAGCTCCTCCGCCACCACCGTGATGGTCGTCGGTTTTGTAAACTCCGGCATCATGAAGCTGTCGCAGTCGGTCGGAGTCATTATGGGCGCCAATATCGGTACGACAGTGACCGCATGGATATTAAGCCTTGCCGGAATCGAATCCGATAATTTTTTCATAAAGCTGTTCAAGCCCGAAAGCTTTACGCCCCTTTTTGCGATTATCGGCGTATTTCTTATCATGTTTGTCAAGAAGGGTAAAAAACACGATATCGGGTCGATTTTAATCGGATTTGCGGTGCTGATGAACGGAATGTCGATGATGTCTTCCGCCGTAAAGCCGCTTGCTAACGTTCCTGAATTTGCTCAAGTACTGCTGATGTTCTCGAATCCCGTGCTGGGAGTCATTGCCGGAGCCGTACTTACCGCGATAATCCAGTCATCCTCCGCTTCTGTTGGAATTTTACAGGCGCTGACAGTCACAGGCAGCGTCACATACGGCAGCGCGATACCCATAATAATGGGACAGAACATAGGGACCTGCGCCACCGCGCTTATTTCCTGCGTCGGCGCGACAAAAAACGCTAAACGCGCCGCCATGGTGCATCTCTATTTCAACCTTATCGGGACTTTAATTTTCCTGTGCGGCTTTTACGCGCTTAACGCAATTTTTAAATTTTCCTTTATAAACAGCGCACTCAACGCCGCCGATATCGCCATAATACACAGCGCGTTCAATATCGGTTCGACCATTATCCTGTTTCCGTTCTCGAAAAAGCTCGCGAAGCTTGCCACTGTTACGGTCCGCGATTCTAAAACCGAAGAGCATGTCGTCGTGCTTGACGAGCGTCTTTTAAAAACCCCCTCTGTCGCAATCGATCAATGCAAAAACGCCACAGTGCGTATGAGCGCAACGGTCAGGGAAACGCTGTTCGGCGCGCTTTCCCTTATATCGAAATTCGATCAGAAGGAAGCCGACCGGCTTATGTTAGCCGAGGAAGATATAGATAAATACGAAGATATCCTCGGCTCATACCTTGTGAAAATTTCCGCCGCTCAGCTGTCCGATTATGACAGCCGTGAAATATCGAAGCTTCTTCACTGCATAGGCGACTTTGAGCGCATCGGCGACCACGCCGTAAACATAATCGAGGTCGCTCAGGAAATGCACGACAAGAACGTCACCTTCTCCGCCGAGGCAATGAACGAGCTCAACGTGCTTGTTTCCGCGGTTAAAGAAATCATTGAGCTAACAACAGGCTCCTTTGAAAGAGAAGATGCCAAATCAGCCGGAAAGGTCGAGCCGCTGGAGCAGGTCGTCGATCTGCTCAGAGATGAATTGAAATCCCGCCACATTGCAAGGCTCCGCGACGGAAACTGCACGATTGAACTGGGCTTTATGTTTGCGGATCTTCTCTCCAATTGCGAACGCGTATCGGATCATTGCTCTAATATCGCCGTGTGTACAATTCAACTGCATGAAGACAGCTTTGATACACATGATTACCTGAATACCCTTAAAAAAGAACCTGACGGTGCATTTGCCCGCGAATATGAGTCCTATAAGGATAAATTCAGGCTTCCGGCATAA
- a CDS encoding DUF4838 domain-containing protein gives MKMTLCSGKHSKYFIVVSRDADEVTKYAAEELEKYIYLATDAIVPYHSDLCDRRGPEIFVGRGARGGIHDRPAGFLSLGAEGCEIKTEGEDILIRGDTSRGTLYGVYEFLERFLGIRWFAADEIRIPRSDTVDIEIKNENGEACDSITVIPAFECRDVYWRGAFDGYFASHNRINSGKADISPKQGGMERFYNFHHAMLDLVPPDEYFGSHPEYFSEIDGKRIKNGQLCLSNPDVLEISVERVKKWIKDNPSCRIFSVAQNDNQRYCRCEKCRTLDEKEGSPSANVIAFTNKLAERIAAEYPDIYLHTFAYQYTRKPPKTLCAHKNVIIRLCNIECALSKPLEYYIKADPCSTEARFVNDLKGWSEKCKHLYIWDYCTNFSHYLMPFPNLDGLAQNIRLFYETGVRGLFEEGNFSQGGGGSMAPLQAYLQARLMINPYEDIYALTDEFLNGYFGKSAPYIREYLDLMQNAVKPFDMRIRDCPNAGWLESDMIEKAQLCFDMAKSAAENEKVFLRVEKEWLSILYVRLTRMELGAPGRDEMIDMFEHLCRKHHITELHERLDLDFSIEVMKKSRYAADRSGMYVLYYRM, from the coding sequence ATGAAAATGACGTTATGCTCCGGAAAGCATTCAAAATACTTCATCGTCGTATCCCGTGACGCCGACGAGGTTACAAAATACGCCGCGGAGGAGCTGGAGAAATACATATACCTCGCTACAGATGCGATAGTACCCTACCATTCTGACCTCTGCGACAGACGCGGACCTGAAATATTCGTCGGGCGCGGCGCGCGCGGAGGCATACATGACAGACCGGCAGGTTTTCTTTCTCTCGGCGCGGAGGGATGCGAAATAAAGACCGAAGGCGAGGATATACTCATTCGCGGGGACACCTCGCGCGGAACGCTTTACGGTGTATACGAATTTCTCGAAAGATTCCTCGGAATCAGATGGTTCGCGGCGGATGAGATAAGGATACCCCGCTCAGACACCGTTGACATTGAAATTAAAAACGAAAACGGCGAAGCCTGTGATTCCATTACGGTTATTCCGGCGTTCGAATGCCGCGACGTTTACTGGCGCGGCGCGTTCGACGGATATTTCGCGTCCCACAACAGAATAAATTCAGGAAAAGCCGATATAAGCCCGAAACAGGGAGGCATGGAGCGGTTTTATAACTTTCATCACGCCATGCTTGATCTCGTTCCGCCAGACGAATATTTCGGATCGCATCCCGAGTATTTCTCCGAAATTGACGGTAAACGCATTAAGAATGGGCAGCTTTGTCTATCAAACCCCGACGTTTTGGAAATATCGGTTGAACGCGTAAAGAAATGGATAAAAGATAATCCTTCATGCAGGATTTTTTCCGTCGCGCAGAACGATAATCAAAGATATTGCCGCTGTGAAAAATGCCGCACACTTGACGAAAAAGAAGGAAGCCCCTCCGCAAACGTCATCGCGTTCACAAATAAACTCGCGGAGCGCATCGCGGCCGAATATCCGGACATATATCTTCACACCTTTGCGTATCAATATACACGCAAGCCGCCAAAAACATTATGTGCGCATAAAAACGTAATAATTCGGTTATGTAATATAGAATGCGCGCTGTCAAAGCCGCTTGAATACTACATAAAGGCGGATCCCTGCTCGACTGAGGCGCGGTTTGTCAATGATCTTAAGGGATGGTCCGAGAAATGCAAGCATCTTTATATATGGGATTACTGCACAAATTTTTCACATTATCTTATGCCGTTCCCGAATCTCGACGGGCTGGCGCAGAATATAAGGCTGTTTTACGAAACCGGGGTCAGGGGCCTATTTGAGGAAGGCAATTTTTCACAGGGCGGCGGAGGCTCTATGGCTCCGCTCCAGGCATATCTGCAGGCAAGGCTTATGATAAATCCGTATGAGGATATTTATGCGCTGACAGACGAGTTTCTTAATGGATACTTCGGAAAATCGGCTCCGTATATACGTGAATATCTTGATCTGATGCAAAACGCGGTGAAACCTTTCGACATGCGCATCCGCGACTGTCCGAACGCCGGATGGCTTGAAAGCGACATGATTGAAAAGGCGCAATTATGCTTTGATATGGCAAAATCGGCGGCGGAAAACGAAAAAGTGTTTTTGCGCGTTGAAAAGGAATGGCTCTCAATTCTTTATGTGCGCCTTACGAGAATGGAGTTGGGCGCGCCGGGACGTGACGAAATGATCGACATGTTCGAACATCTCTGCCGCAAGCATCATATAACAGAGCTGCACGAGCGGCTTGACCTTGATTTTTCGATAGAAGTTATGAAAAAAAGCCGATATGCCGCGGACAGATCGGGGATGTATGTGCTTTACTACAGAATGTAA
- the murQ gene encoding N-acetylmuramic acid 6-phosphate etherase, giving the protein MENYNSYLTERNNEKSAHIDRMSAYEIAKLINDEDKTVAFAVEKELINIAAAIDAIAERIKAGGRLIYIGAGTSGRLGVLDAAECPPTYGVSKETVMGILAGGYGALVASSEGAEDSAEQGIADVKAAGLCAKDALFGISASGSAGYVNGSVKYAKELGALTVGLSCHGSSTLSSLCDIAITPAVGPEVISGSTRMKAATAQKMVLTTISTGVMVKLGRVHGNMMVYMNPANVKLRNRAQRMIEAETGATATDARAVLEKAGYDIKKAIDLLKAK; this is encoded by the coding sequence ATGGAAAACTATAATTCTTATCTTACGGAGCGGAATAACGAAAAAAGCGCTCATATTGACCGCATGAGCGCTTATGAAATAGCAAAGTTAATTAACGACGAGGACAAAACAGTCGCCTTTGCAGTCGAAAAGGAGCTGATAAACATCGCCGCCGCGATAGATGCGATCGCCGAGAGGATAAAAGCGGGAGGACGGCTTATTTATATCGGCGCAGGCACATCCGGAAGACTCGGAGTGCTTGACGCGGCGGAATGTCCGCCGACATACGGCGTATCAAAAGAGACGGTAATGGGGATTCTTGCCGGCGGATACGGAGCGCTGGTCGCATCCTCGGAGGGGGCGGAAGACAGCGCGGAGCAAGGAATTGCAGACGTTAAAGCCGCTGGGCTTTGCGCGAAAGACGCTTTGTTCGGCATTTCGGCAAGCGGAAGCGCCGGATATGTCAACGGCTCAGTAAAATACGCAAAGGAGCTGGGTGCGCTTACCGTCGGGCTGAGCTGTCACGGTTCGTCGACGCTTTCGTCTCTTTGCGATATAGCGATCACGCCTGCCGTCGGACCGGAGGTCATAAGCGGAAGCACGAGAATGAAGGCAGCGACCGCGCAGAAAATGGTACTGACCACCATTTCGACAGGTGTTATGGTAAAGCTTGGGCGCGTACACGGTAATATGATGGTATACATGAATCCGGCGAACGTGAAGCTGCGCAACAGGGCGCAGCGCATGATCGAGGCGGAAACCGGAGCAACTGCCACCGATGCCCGTGCTGTTCTCGAAAAAGCTGGATATGATATTAAAAAGGCAATAGACTTACTGAAAGCAAAATAA
- a CDS encoding DUF4430 domain-containing protein has translation MTKTKKIVLALAALVILIGAFYACKVLFIDKPIEGQKQITVTVIHGDGTQKEVKIKTDEEYLRGALDQKKLVAGTEDEYGLFIKTVDGETVDDSKKQWWCITKGGEMVMTGVDSTVIADGDKFELTFKTGYDS, from the coding sequence ATGACCAAAACCAAAAAGATTGTACTTGCGCTCGCTGCGCTCGTCATTCTGATCGGCGCGTTTTACGCATGCAAGGTTTTATTCATTGACAAACCGATTGAAGGCCAAAAGCAGATAACCGTCACGGTTATCCATGGCGACGGCACGCAAAAGGAAGTCAAAATCAAAACTGATGAGGAATATCTGCGCGGCGCTCTTGATCAGAAAAAGCTCGTTGCCGGAACGGAAGACGAATACGGTCTTTTCATCAAAACCGTTGACGGCGAAACTGTCGATGATTCCAAAAAGCAATGGTGGTGCATAACCAAGGGCGGTGAAATGGTCATGACCGGTGTCGATTCGACAGTCATCGCGGACGGAGATAAATTTGAGCTGACATTTAAAACAGGATATGACTCATAA
- the wecB gene encoding UDP-N-acetylglucosamine 2-epimerase (non-hydrolyzing): MKIKIMPVFGTRPEAIKMCPLVNELKRRPEFEVVVCVTGQHREMLKSVLDAFGVKPDIDLEIMKENQTLFDITNLITEKMRAVLTSERPDLVLVHGDTTTTFAAALSCFYLSIPVGHVEAGLRTGNILSPFPEEFNRRAVSLVAKFNFAPTETAKRNLLSEGTNPASIVVTGNTAIDALKTTVKSGYSNPQLDWASDSRLILITAHRRENLGEPMKHMFRAIRRIIDETPDIKAIYPIHLNPAVRKTAYEELSGCDRIRLIEPLDVVDFHNFMAKSYLILTDSGGIQEEAPSLGKPVLVMRDTTERPEGIEAGTLKLVGTDEKTIYDNFRILINDKKEYNRMSRASNPYGDGTACVKIADFLAESL, translated from the coding sequence ATGAAGATTAAAATAATGCCCGTTTTCGGCACAAGACCGGAAGCAATTAAAATGTGCCCGCTCGTAAACGAGCTGAAACGCCGCCCGGAATTCGAAGTCGTGGTATGCGTTACGGGTCAACACCGCGAAATGCTAAAAAGCGTGCTCGATGCCTTCGGGGTAAAGCCGGATATCGACCTCGAAATAATGAAGGAAAACCAGACACTTTTTGATATTACCAATCTGATAACCGAAAAGATGCGTGCCGTGCTGACGAGCGAAAGACCGGACCTTGTGCTTGTACACGGAGACACGACAACGACGTTTGCCGCCGCGCTTTCCTGCTTTTATCTGTCCATTCCCGTCGGACATGTCGAGGCCGGGCTGCGGACGGGAAACATTCTGAGCCCGTTTCCCGAAGAATTCAACCGCAGAGCGGTCTCTCTTGTGGCAAAATTTAATTTCGCGCCGACCGAAACGGCAAAAAGAAACCTTCTTTCCGAAGGAACGAATCCGGCTTCCATTGTCGTTACCGGAAATACGGCAATAGACGCGCTAAAAACGACTGTGAAAAGCGGTTATTCAAATCCGCAGCTTGACTGGGCGTCAGACAGCCGCCTGATTCTCATTACGGCTCACCGCCGCGAAAACCTCGGCGAGCCAATGAAGCATATGTTCCGCGCAATCCGCCGGATAATTGACGAAACGCCGGATATCAAGGCAATATATCCGATCCATCTCAATCCTGCCGTCAGAAAAACCGCCTATGAAGAGCTTTCCGGCTGTGACAGGATAAGGCTCATCGAGCCGCTTGATGTCGTGGATTTCCATAATTTCATGGCAAAAAGCTATCTTATCCTTACCGACAGCGGCGGTATCCAGGAGGAGGCGCCGTCTCTCGGAAAGCCCGTGCTGGTTATGCGCGACACGACGGAAAGACCGGAAGGAATCGAGGCTGGGACACTCAAGCTGGTCGGGACTGACGAAAAGACGATTTACGATAATTTCCGAATTTTAATAAACGATAAAAAGGAATATAACCGCATGAGTCGCGCCTCTAATCCATACGGTGACGGCACGGCGTGCGTGAAAATCGCCGATTTCCTCGCGGAAAGCTTGTAA
- a CDS encoding HPr family phosphocarrier protein: MKTLLIKLSTIEDVRNFVNAVTKCDAEIDLTSGRYIVDAKSIMGIFSLDLLNPITMKINGNGDYSRLMADIKQFIVE, translated from the coding sequence TTGAAAACACTTCTTATAAAGCTTTCCACGATAGAAGACGTCCGCAATTTTGTCAACGCGGTGACAAAATGTGATGCGGAAATAGATCTCACTTCCGGCAGATATATAGTAGACGCCAAATCCATAATGGGTATATTCAGTCTCGACCTTTTAAACCCCATTACAATGAAAATCAACGGCAACGGCGATTACAGCAGACTTATGGCCGATATAAAGCAATTTATAGTTGAATAA
- a CDS encoding prolyl oligopeptidase family serine peptidase, translating to MVITDKYGVPKTDPTIFSYIITTPDDFDPARDRLPMIVFLHGSGERGDNIELVKIHGVSKHFAAMGDKRSCITLSPQCPFDETWNMHIKELKSLIDYIADKYNADKNRISCTGLSMGGFGAWEIAMEYPGYFSAVAPVCGGGMEWRASLIGNTPVWAFHGEDDDTVPVGRTKDMVKTLKAAGGNVKITLYPGVGHNCWDNAYDKEELIDWLLSQSKLI from the coding sequence ATGGTCATTACCGATAAATACGGCGTACCCAAAACAGACCCGACAATTTTTTCTTATATTATAACGACTCCCGACGATTTCGATCCCGCGCGCGACAGACTTCCCATGATCGTGTTTTTGCACGGCTCAGGCGAGCGCGGAGACAATATCGAGCTTGTCAAGATACACGGTGTTTCAAAGCACTTTGCCGCAATGGGTGATAAGCGCAGCTGTATAACTCTGAGTCCTCAATGTCCGTTTGACGAAACATGGAACATGCATATAAAAGAGCTGAAGTCTTTAATAGATTATATCGCAGATAAATATAACGCCGATAAAAACAGAATTTCCTGTACCGGGCTCAGCATGGGCGGTTTTGGCGCATGGGAGATCGCCATGGAATATCCCGGATATTTTTCCGCGGTGGCTCCGGTATGCGGCGGCGGAATGGAATGGCGCGCTTCTCTGATCGGAAATACACCCGTATGGGCATTCCACGGAGAGGATGACGATACTGTTCCCGTCGGCAGAACAAAGGACATGGTCAAGACGCTTAAGGCCGCAGGCGGAAACGTGAAAATTACTCTTTATCCCGGAGTGGGACATAATTGCTGGGATAACGCATATGACAAGGAGGAGTTGATTGACTGGCTTCTGTCTCAGTCAAAATTAATATAA
- a CDS encoding thioesterase, whose product MPFERSICFYNYDIDENSRLRVSSVMHNMQQIAREDLELEGLGYETMRDHGYVFVLTKMRMEFTSLPEAYKKKFTLGSFAREIRGATFFRDFYMDTPEGERLLAAASTWALMDYNARRPLRPSALYTLNVHFPDRSVGFDPERKMAPDIELTKVDERRVYSSMLDENRHLNNCVYADLLFDYAKNTYVSPSIQIDFCGEAHKDDIITVYIATGENFDFLSGFNETRGKKCFDAIIRERTNIAAVNATRLETETETKTET is encoded by the coding sequence ATGCCGTTTGAAAGAAGCATATGCTTTTATAATTACGATATCGATGAAAACAGTCGTTTACGCGTTTCCTCCGTCATGCATAATATGCAGCAGATCGCTCGCGAGGATCTTGAGCTAGAGGGACTCGGATATGAAACAATGCGCGACCATGGCTATGTTTTCGTTCTCACAAAAATGCGCATGGAGTTTACATCTCTGCCGGAGGCATATAAAAAGAAATTTACTTTAGGCTCGTTTGCCCGCGAAATTCGCGGAGCAACCTTCTTCAGAGATTTCTATATGGATACGCCGGAAGGCGAAAGGCTTCTCGCGGCAGCGAGTACATGGGCGCTTATGGATTACAATGCGCGGCGTCCGCTTCGTCCGTCGGCTCTGTATACACTGAACGTTCACTTTCCAGACCGTTCAGTCGGCTTTGATCCCGAACGAAAGATGGCTCCTGATATTGAGCTTACAAAAGTCGATGAGCGGCGGGTATATTCCTCGATGCTTGACGAAAACCGCCATCTCAACAACTGCGTTTACGCCGATCTTTTATTTGATTACGCAAAAAATACATATGTCTCTCCGTCTATCCAGATCGATTTCTGCGGTGAGGCGCATAAGGACGATATAATAACTGTTTATATTGCCACAGGCGAAAATTTTGATTTTTTGTCGGGATTTAACGAAACCAGGGGAAAGAAGTGCTTCGACGCAATTATTCGCGAGCGTACGAATATAGCCGCGGTAAATGCGACCAGGCTTGAGACAGAAACGGAAACAAAAACAGAAACATAA